A region of the Sminthopsis crassicaudata isolate SCR6 chromosome 6, ASM4859323v1, whole genome shotgun sequence genome:
GGAAATCCAAGTTCTCGGCTTCCCTTTGGGCCCGCCCCAGTCTTAGGGAGGTTGGAGGTCTGGCTGCTTCCGAGACAAACTGATTTCATGATGGAACTGAGAAACAGAGGACAGCAGACGACACAATGGGAGCCGGTGACAGGACCACTTAAGACTCGACTGCATGTTCGGGCCAGGCCCTGGGCCTGACCCGCGCCCTTCCGCCGACATGGAGCAGCTTTTCCGTAAAACCCATTTCTGGCCTGAGGAGAGGGCTGTGCTCCGGGCTGACTGAGGGACAAATGAGGGCCCGGGGACGGCTGCCTCTCACCCTGACCCTCCTCTGGGAGGGAGTGGAGCCCCTTGACATAGGCCTGCAACCGGACACATCTTCCAGCATTGAGAGGGGGACTGTGCCCGCTGCTAGGGGTGTCAGATCGTGAAAGGCTGGCAAAACACTGGGGGAAAAGGTCAAATGAACCCTTGTGGCAAGAAGGCTTTGGGCACCTCACAGCAGAGAGGTGGCAAAGGAGAGAAGTGGAGAGGGAGGCTCGTGATTAACTGCAGTGCTCTGGGGAGCACGGATCTCTCCCCTACCAAGTCACAGCATCGATCCTCTCCCCTCTGGCGGGCTAGTCAGGCTGCAAAGGGGCCACTGAAAGTCAGTAGTTTCAATAATACACAGCATCCTGTGTGTGTAAAACAATCACATTCTGGATTCTACAAAATCCTGGCCTTTTCCAGAGATATAATTTAGTTAATAAATATTCTCCACCCTGGAGCTGTATAAAActtctataaaaatagaaatgacattCTCAGTTCCAGCAGGTAGGGATTCAGAACAGTGCCTCCCAaccttgcattttttcctctttttattattttttttctttatttaaaaaaaaaaaaaaaatcccaccatGAACCTGGAAGCCTTTGGAacagttttctcctctgaaaaCCAGGACACATTTCTCCCAGTGCACAGAATTCAAGTTTACATGGTTCAGCCTAAGAGGTGTACATTACGTGCTTCCCTAGAGGACACAGACCCACATTATCACTTGGAGAAGGTAGCAGGTGTTCGCCCGTTAATGGAACAGGTCCACCACTATGTGGAAAACAGAAAGACTGACTTCTTGCCAGCCGTCCCTATAGCCAGCACGAAACAGAGAAGGCCCCCGCCTGGCTTCCTGCTGATAGTGGATGTTACGGTTCAGGGCTAGTACTTCTCGAAGCTTAAGGACTCTGGGGCCCCGGTTCCAGAGCTGGCCGACATTCACACTGAACGGTAACACAAGTGGCCCTGCAGGGCGTGCGTTCTGAAGAGCGTTTCCTTTCTCAAGCTCAGCTAACCCCCCACCTTGTGGAGAAGAGGCAGAGCCCGGGGCCGCTCATTGGGTACCGGCCCAGGGAGGGAATGAGATGGGGTGAGAGGCAGCTCGGATGCTCACTTGAACGGGGTCAGCACAAAGGACATGAAATGGACAAGATAAAAATTGAGGTAAATGAAATGAATACTATGTCGAGCGTGTAAACGTTCTGCCACCAGTGAAGGTGGGGTGTTGGTGGTTTAAGCAAGGACCCACAATGGCTCTGCAGAAACGTCCAAAACCCAGCTCTGGCAGCCACCAACATCCACAGAAAAACTCTGGAAAAGCTGACCCTGTGTGAATGCAGGCTTCTCATTCTTCTTAAATACAAAGTACTGGCCCTGGTCAGAAGCAGGCCACTGGCTGCAGGGACCAGCCGTCTGCTCTGGTACACTGGGAAGGGGACACCAAATAATGAGGGCCAGTGATTTATTCTGGCCAGGTTAGGGAAACTGCTCCTGGCCGGCTGCCCTTCAACTAGAAACCGGCCTCATAGAACACTTAGGATAAGACAGgaggagattcttttttttttttcctttttaagaaaatCCAGTGGACAGAATTGTGAAAATGTAAGGTGGCCAACCCACTTTGAACTAGCCCCTTCCCCATTGAAGCTTCTGTTAAATTGTCTATGGACACTTTTAGTGTGTTAAAAAGGAGGGACTGTACCATGGCTTTGTTAGATCTATTTCTATCTAGCAAGGGCACTGGGCATCCAGAGCTATTGAATGCATCCCACTGCTATGAAAGCTAATGACTGATAACGACGGTTTCTCTTGTGTATATTGCTAGCTAATTTAGCAGGCGCTTTATTCCCAGAAATCTTGCTAGCTCCTTTTttcaaagagaggcaaaaaaacaAGGACAGGTATCCTAAATATAGATGGCAAGAACAAGAACCTCTGGAGCTCTCTGaagctgtttttttgttttctgttgttgtttttttgctctAAGCAGCTGAAAAGAATCATCCTGAAGACAGCCACTGAGAGAAGGAGCTCTGTGAACCTTGCTCCCAAAGGCCATTTGGTGTCAGTCCCATCACCCCATGCTCCAAAGTCAGTGCTAATCTCCCTGCCTCTCCATCCTTGTCCCCAGGACAATCTGTTCTGGCTCTCTTGAGCTCCTTTCCATTCCCCCCTCCCACCCCAAGGCGGTCTGGTGTTGGTCCTTCTCAACACACACTGTTTACAAACACAGCAaactttaaataaagaaaaaaaaaaatctccgcGATATGGCACCTAAACTCCAAAGTAAAACACTGGAAACCAAACAAAGCACAAACTCGTCCTCCACACGAAGCCGAACTCCCACAGGAGGCAGTAGCCGAGTCTTCAGGGCAAGAGGTGCCAGCGAGAGTGGCGGGGTCAGGGTCCAGGGCTGCCAACACACAGCCTTTGGGCTTCGAATCACTAAGGGCGGGCGCTCCTTCCCCCACTTACCAGAAGACCCTCTCACTCCAGTCCCAGAGGGGAGAATGCTCAGTAGGGCTTGCTGTCATTCTTCGAGCGTTTGAGCTGCACTTTCAGTCGTTTCATGCCAATCTGAAAGCCGTTCATTGATTGGATGGCAGCCTGCGCTGAAACAGGATTGTCATAGCTTACAAACCCTGTGAACGAGATAACAAGCCACCGTGAGGGGACGAAGAGGAGGCAGGCAAGCTCTGAGCCTGATGCCTTGCCCCCACCCTCTTCCCAGAGGGCCGGTCCAAGGTCTGCACTTTAAGAAGTTGCGACAAGAAGCTAGGGGGCCGACAGCTCACTACACAAAGCGACCCTTGCCAGAGCCCTCACCTCCAAAGCTGGAGAAAAAGAAGCTAACGTACCAAAGCACTTGCTCAGGTTTGTCTGCTTGTCGATGAAAACCTTGGCAGAAACAACATTTCCAAAAGGCATGAACATCTGCAGTAGGTCCTGATCTCCAAACTCCTGGGGCAGGTGGTAGATGAACAGGTTGGCTCCTTCTGGACCTTCAAAATACCCACTGATTAAACAGACAGATCAGGGCAGCTGCACATCACACCCAGCAGACTGCACACCATGCAGACAGCTGAGTCCTGTAATCCTGCACCCCATCCATTCACACACCTGAAGCTTCTCCTTTCACGAAGGCAGGGTCTCTGCCTCCTAGTCCTGCTGTCTCTCCCCCACCTGAATTACTCTACATGAACACGGCACAGAGTAGGTAACCAGACCGGGCAGTGCCGGATCTCGGAGGAACTGGCAGTAACGGGTGAGACGATGGAACACGTTCCAATAGTCAGTCACCCGAAAGGCCAGTCTTGACAGCTTAGGCAAATGAAAGGAAGCCCTCAGTTCTCCAGGACTATGGACTACACACAGCCCAGGATTCAGTTTTACAGACAAAACCTCTAGAGTTTGATAGAAACAACTACCTATAATTGCAAAAAGATATCAACTCTGTACAGAAGGTGAGGTTTGGGAAGGAGCCATGCCCGAGGCGGGCAGACTCAAAAGGAGGACTCAATTCTGGATGGCGTGAAGGGCCCACCCACAAAACTATCTCACTTCATACAGCCTGAAATTTTACTAGGTTAAGAGAGAAGGAGGTTAACAAGTCTCCCCCTTTTGAAACACATGAactattgttttctttccaatGAGCCCCACTTTCATAACCATTTAAGAAAAAATCTTGTAGTTGTTtgggggggttgggggggagAGGAACATACAGCTAGCAATACTTTTTATATgacttaatatattaatataattattgtttctaaatGCACAAGTGACCCATGAACTGGAGAGAGGCCCAAGTAGAATGCCTCCAGCCCTTTTATCCATTAGCAGATTAACCATTAGTCACTAGGGTAAAAAGAGCCCCATCAAAGCGGAGAAAATTCAGGGAAAGACCGGAGACATGGGAGAGGCACTGGCAATGCAAGCATGTGGCCAATGGGGATTTGGGGTGAGAGTGAGGTCCCAGGTGGGACACTAATGGAGTGGGAACAGGGAAGAGGGCAGCATGCATGGTCCCTAGAAATCTTATTTGGGGGTACTGAATGCTGCTGTTTATCAATGACACGAGTCACTGTCTCAAAGAGACACTGACTCTTTCTGGCAGAGATTGCTACTTGAGCAGCCAAGCATACCTTGTGGATGCCGCACCAAATTGGGAATTGTAAATTAGGGCGGAAGAGGATGGTAGTTTGGGACCATCACACACCTTGGGGGATAAAAAAATGCCTTAGGATGGCACGAAGAAGAATTAGGGCACAGGATACGAATAGTCGTTCAAATTTTTGCACTTCTATCTCAAATGCCTGGCACGCTAGAactacctaataaatatttgactgaCTGAAAGAAGAGTATAGAAAGGGGACaggaaagagttaaaaaaaaaccaacaacatttTTCCTTTGCCTCGTTCACAATTTTCGCCGAGACTGGCTCTTTCCTTAAGAAAGGAGAATCCCCTTCCTTCAACTTCATTCTGTATCACGCTGGCACCAAGAAGTCGGGCTAATACTCTTAGTGCAATTTATTAGGGTTAAAATAGAAGTCTATGACCTCTTAAAATTGGTCTGGGAATCTCATAGAAGACACTTTTCTctaagaaaatatgtttcaagTTATAAACAACTGATTTCCAAATAACTTATTTATAAGTGGGTCCTGCCTATagagcaaggaaaaaaatcagcaaagccAGTTTCAAGTGTGTCGTCTGACTGCTAGTGCTCTGAGACGCTTGTGtctttgtaattatatttaaACAATGCCAGCTCTCTATGGGTTACAAAAACACAGTCCGATGTGAACACTAGATGCTAGAAGTCATCCTTGTTCCTGCAGCAATATCTAAGTGACAAGAAGCTTATTACTAGGATGGGCCTCCTAAAGTCAATAAAATTTATGTCTAAGCTGAGATTCTTCAACAATCCTTCTTCAAATTACTGGGCCAATTCACTCCCTTGCTTCTTTCCTAATACATCACATCTTGCTTTGTCTTCTCTGTTAATTAAATTGAactcattttgaaaaatttaaatctgAAGTACCTTACCTACACAATAATACAGTTAAAGGAATACCTAGGCATAAATAATACTGTAGAAATAACTTTCTAATAAGAGTCAATTTCTAAGATCTTCATCTGGTTTTAGACAAGGCCACAAATTGTATGAAAAGCGAGCTCATTTCAGGAGGTTCAGTATTAAAGATCACAATGCTAGAAATAAGATAAATTCTGATTTAAGGAAGAACCACATTGCCCAAGCAGATTGTTATGATCCCCGAAAATTAAGGAGAGGCTGTCTACTATACACAGAGTTTGAGATCCCAAGACAAGGTTATACATTGGCCAGAAGGATCCTGGCTCTCCCCTCCCTCACTATGGTACGAAAGTAACTTTGGATTCTTGAAGGCTGTGCCAGTGCAAACTCCCAGAGACCCTGCCAAGCTTCAACTGTCATTTTAGTGACAGACCATATCTCTATTATCTAAGGACTAGGTTAGCCATGGGAAAGAAAACCATTCTAAGAAGAGTGATCGCTAGGTGATGAATCTTTCTGAGACACACTCCATGCCAGTGCAATCCCAGACCTCTTTAGGACTGCATTATGACATCATGCCTGGCTCTAGGCCTTCAGTGTCCTCTGCTTCCCTCCCCTTCACCTCCCCTCCTCACCACCCTTAAAAGCTAATTGGGAACCTACCTTCCTTCTGACTTCCTGCAGCACCAATACTTTGCTGTGTTAACAGGTTCTGGTTGTAGAGAGTTGGGAGTGCAGCGGCAGCATACTGCTGGATCCCAGAGTAGGCCTGCGTGAGGGCCTCCATTGTGCTTCCAGTGCCATTAGAAAGACCGCCACTGCCCAGGCCACCGTTTAAGGCGGCCATCCCTGTATGGGGGAAACAATAGCGCTTATTCTCCTGATTTTCAAAGAAAGTGGTCTTTAGCCCTTCTCCTTCTTTGAAAGCTGACTAAGTTATGAAATGTACAGCCCTATCAAGGGCTAGTTCCCTTGTATGTAGGGCTCCACAGGTACATGCTTAACCACTGGATGTCTGGGGAGACAGAGATGTTTGTACAGTATCACACTTTTATGTCTACTTGGAATCATTAACATTTCCTCCATGACTTTCTTAAGTTCAAACCAAGGCCCGATGCGGAACATTTTGTCTCTTACCTGCTAAGGAGCCAACGTTGAGGCCGGCAGTTGCTCCTGCCAGTGTCTGTAGGGCTCCAAGGGAAGCCATTGGATTAACAGAGTTGCTGCTACTGGAGCTCGGTGAGGACCctgctattaaaaatgaaagcctTAAATACAGACCATCTTCCTACTCACATCAACAATCATAGTGAGAAAGCATCCTATTTGTAAAGGGCATTCTAATCACACAGTTTTGTCATCTTTCCCACAGTGGCtaataaaagaaaaggagggaaaacaataaaatgggaTCTAAATTAGAGAAACCTTGTAAACAACTTATTATCCATTTTTTGAAATAGGCTAACAAAAGAAAACACTGAAGTTTCATCTCATACTCgaattagaaaggagaaaaaatgacaaatgtcaaAGATACAAGATGGCAGGCCTCCTAATGGAGCTGTGACTTGGTCCCCCTATTTTCAAAAACAACTTAAAGTACATCAAAAAGACtggaatgtatgtatatgtttgaaTGCCAATATAATCATGGGATGTATATTCTAAGAGGGCAAAGATAGCAAGAACCATTCTACATAGAGTCCATTCTGGAGAAGAGCTAAATGGATCATGGGATATAGATAGAAGGAAATAGCCCTACATcacaaagaaacaacaaataagaCTTCAGAGGAACTGTGGCAAGAGTAGCATGAAATGATGTTGAATAAAGCAAATAAAGCAACTTTTTACAATAACTACTACAATTTAAGGAAAACAACACTAGAAAACATCAGAATGCTGAGCAATTAAGTGACCAGTCAGAGGACTGCAGGAGCATGGACTCAATGAGACTAAGAGGTGGCAGAATAAATAAGGCAGAGGAATGCTATCAGACAAAAGCAATCAGAGGATCTGTTTTGCTTCACTTTATTTCTCTGCTGTGGGGATTGGCTAGTAGGGAGATGTGTATGACCATTCATATGATGTCAGTGTGAAAGACAGAAGggtgaataaaatatttcaaactaaAGGCTGGGCACTGAACAAGTTTCCAGGATGAGATACTTTCCTCCTAGACAGATAGCAGAATGTTTAGGGTCAGAATGGAGCCTAGAAAGAATTTAAGTCTAcacccctcatttgacagataaggaaactacagCGCGCAGAAAAGTCAAGTACAGACCTAAATTAGCCAGATAAGTTAGTGGCAAAGTCATGATCAGACTTTCAACAAGAACCAGCCTTCCCCTCGCCCCTAGCAGCAGTCAGTCTTACCTGAACTGGTGAGGACACTGAGAGGACTGCTAGATGTTGTGAGAGCATTGGTACCACTTGGCGTATTCTGAGCGGCGCTAGCAGCCGCCGCCAATGCAGCCAAATTCTGTAACTGCATTGCATTTAGTCCTGCAAAATTGAAATAAACATTTCAGACAAAAGATTGCTCCCACTGTTGAGAACAATGACAGCAAATTTGATAGAATACTAGCTTTAAGAATCGAAACGTTTTCTATCAGCTTCATCATAAGGTTCCAAAGATTTGGGTTATGCTTAACTTTCTCAGTATTAAGAATTAAGTTGAAGGATAGGAGATTAGGGTTTATTAGGAAAGAACCAGTCCCTGTCTGCACTTAGGAATGATCTATGAAGTACAAGGGGCTGGAACAAAACTGAGGGCCATTTTGCAAGAGTTTCTGCTCTTTGGaggaagagacacaaagagaaaatgtaagagaACTAGGTCTAGAAAGCTAATTCAGAATGACAGGGTTCTCCTTTCCCCTATTTTCCCAAAGTTCTAGTTTTCTCTCGTTAGGATTATAATTAGTTTTGCTGGGTTACTTGTGAGGACATGGACAGCATATACAATAGATACATACTAGAAAGAATGACAGACAGAAGAcccaaaagaaaatgtttaaaaattaaatctcggggcagctaggtggcgcagtggatagagcaccagccttgaattcaggaggacccgagttcaaatctggtctcagacatttaacacttcctagctgtgtgaccctgggcaagtcacttaaccccagcctcggggggaaaaaaaaatctcacttttaagtcaaaaataatctctttccttctcttcaacGTTGACTTCTGCTCTTTCCCATcgagaaagaaaaattcctcaTAATCAAATAAAATGGATCTCCACATCTGCCACTTCCCCCAAAAAGGTCTCATTCTGCTCTTTGCATCCTTCACCTCTACTGAGAAGTACATAGCATGATCCATCATTGGTCCCCTGGAATTATGTATAATCTTTAGACTAGTCAGACACTCCTAAAGTTTTCACTATGCCTTGTCTTAATACTGTTGCCACCTGGTTCTACCAGGTAaaagttcatacaagtctttccaagtttttcatGTCTTAAAGTTCAATAGCATTTCAACACAAGTATATATCATAACTTGCTCCGTCATTCCTTATTTGGTGGCATCCCGTTGGTTTAATTCCTTATTAAGGGCAGAAAGAGCTCCTACAAATATTGTTAAACAAGAGAGTGTCTTTAGCTGAGGGCTAGTGCCCCATTTAATTTGCACTCCCTcttatttccctctctcttttctcccctttcccttattttcctaTTGACACTGTAACCAAGTATGTATTTTGCCTCCTTTGACCAGTTTAGATGAGAGATGAAGTTCAAGTGTCATTCACTCCCTTTACCCTCACCTGTTTCTTCATATAGACTTCTACTAGCCCATTCCAAATGTGAGATGATTTTCCAcaacctttttctcccttttatctcCAATCAAAACTACTCCCAAGCCTTCTGTCCAACTGGACTCCATCTGCTATTCCTAACAATGGGCTTCTAGAGGGACACATGTATGTTGTCCCATATTAAAATGGAAGCAACTTCTCCTTTGATATTTAGTCCCTTGTGATTGTTTATATTgactttttttacatttctcttaatTTGTGTGTTTGAACTTCAAAGTCTTCATGCacctctgattttttcatcaagaatgcttggaaGTTCTTTGTTATAGCAACTAcctcaaaggattgttgtgaggatcagaagAAACATCTGTAAGAAGCACTGAACACAGTACCTGGTGTAAAGTAGGTGGTACATGAAGATACTTattgcctttcttcttcctcttttccatttacttttgCTGAGCAAAGTATTACTGGCTTTGAATCCATATTGTCTTCTTAAATGTCATTTATCTAAGCTCTCCATTCCTTCCCAATGGTGGGTGCTAAATTCTATGTGATCCTAATTGTGGTTCCTTCCTTTTTGGCTACTTGCAGTCTTCTTTAAACTGATTGATTGTTCTAAATTTTAGCTATAACGTGCCAGGGAATCTTcgttttggaatttctttcaggaaatAACTGGTGAATTCTATTTCCACTGTGCCCTCTGCTTCTGAGAGATCTGGCAGTTgtcttttgtgatttcttgaaatgcTACGTTTATGTCTCATCACGGCTTTCAGGTAGTCCTATGATTGtttgatctgtttttcaggtcagttatttttgtcCTGAGATGTCTacgttttctttttgttctttttttcccttcagtcttTTGACCTTAATACTTCTAGTCTCAGTAATTCATTAGGCATCTCTTCAGGCCATTTTGATTTTCAAGAAATGATTCCCTTTTAATTCTGCTTTCCATAACTTTAATTTTCTTGGTAAGGattttttcctaacttttcttctttcagaattCTAGCTGAATTTGTACCCAAGCAGTGTTTTGTTTTGAGTATTTGCTTGTAGACCTTTTGTAGTCACTCTCTTCTGGGTTTTGCCAAGTATTCCTGTCACCATAACTGTCTTTAAATGGTCAGATTCTGTTTGCTTGCTTATTCTTCTAAtattcttcttgactttagaTGTTTTATACTAAGACCAGACTCTGTAGGAAATATGTGGGCTGGCACTTCTTTCTCAAAGTACTGAGTATTGGTTATTACAGGATCATAAGAACACCTCAAACTGGAGGTTCTTGTGATATAAGCTTCTGGTGTTCCCAAAGTGTTCTTAAACAGAGCAAAATCTGATCCTACACACTGAATTCAGCCCAGTAGATTGCTGCTAGGCTTGACAGTTTGGAATGCTCTGAAGGCTTCCATTTGAGCTGGGATTTCTACTCTGATTATAACTATGCAGGTTTCAAACCATGCtagaattcaaaacaaaaactaCAAGCTACACTGCTGCTCTGCTGGACTCTGAAtgttctctttccccccacccccgctTGGCACACCGAGTCCCCTCTGCACCCTGCACACTTAGGTCCCCCTTTGGGCAGGATCAGGTACTTTATTTCTCCCCATTCTGTGTTCCTGATCTGACTCAGCCCTCAGGGTCCACAGATATCTCATCTCTGTTTCCATATGTCTCCTTGGGCTGGAAGTTTTTCTATATATGAAAGGACAGGAGGAGGgtgggagggaaaaaatgtaCTTCTTTCTGTTCAATTGTCATCTTGGGTCCAAGGAAAATATAAATCTGATGGGGATGTGCCAAAGGAAAAATCTGATTATGGTGAATAAATAAGAGGTGACACAGTAGAATGAGAGCTAGGAAGCAAAACTGAGCAAGCTAATAATTTTCTGGCTCAAAATGAACCACCTTTTAACCTGGACATTTTTTTaacttgggaaaaaaacaaagtctgatttctttttaattatttagtaGGCTGCTATGTGAGGGTGGGTCATGGAGTTCAAAATCCATTATACAAATTTTGGACTCAGTGGGGTGAAGCTTGTGATGTCAGGAAAGGGTGGGAAATCTCTTGCCTAGGAGATGGCCAAGCAATAACTGGACAGCCACAAGCCAGGCAATATTTACAGAGGAACTCTTCAGTTATAGATTATAATGAATGGCCGCTGAGGTCCCTTCAAACTCTGAAGAtcatttagaagaagaaattaatttctgGACTATTATTTCACGGaataaaggaaatgaacatttatCTGCCGCCACAGCTCCCTGAAGGCACTTGCTTGACACAATCTCCCCTAATGGGGCATGGCTGGGACAGTGTCACGACAAGCCTCTCCTTTAATGTCATAAGACTTTGGGGAGTTATCTCAGGTAGAATGTGGAGGCTTTTTACATTattaaatgatgaaaatatttatatgtctgatttctttttattttattttaaggcaCATTCCCTACAGAATTAAAATTTTCAAGGTTAATGCAACTTACATAAGAGATAAAGATGACTGAAAAATCCTTACTCTAGCCAAAAAACATGAAAGGTGATCCCCTGTGACCACAGAATAAAGATGGAGGGCCAGCAAAGACATTTTattatagaaatgaataatttcttCAACACTTCTCCAActtagataaaaggaaaaaacctcAATCATTTAATATCAACTATTTTGATGCCCTATAAAATTTATGAGGCTAAAATGAGCATGAGATGacagattcagagctggaagagactttgggGGCCACCATATCCAAccccttgattttacagatgaggaaatttgaggTAGAAGGAAATTGGGTAACATGCCCAGAGTCTAAGGTGAGATATGAATCTACAACTTCCCCCATGTTTTCTCCATGAAAGTTGGGTCTTAGCCTCTTCATGAAGCACTAGGGAATGAAATCATTATCTGAGTCTCTTTCTTCAGCTGGGtgaatctattttagttttaaaatactgGCAGGTGGAACCCTTTAGTGGGAGATCTAAAATCAGAATACAGTTTTTTCTGATGACTCCAAAGATCCTAATTCTAGTCTAGACTCTGCCCCAGAACAGGAAGTTCCAAGATGAGTTCTCTTTAAGATGACAATCTGATGTGGTTCATCTAATTGATACCCACCACCCAACCTTAATGATGTAGCCGAAGATGATAAATGAAAAGACCACTCACCTCCCATTGGATGGAGGCTGCCCAGGGTGTTGAGGTTCCCAGAAGAGGCAGTCTGCTGAAGGAGCTGCAAATAAAGCTAGACAttacaccaaaaaacaaaacaagagtgAGAGTGAGGGCTGGTTCCGCGTCTGGGAGAACTCTACAGCACAGCAAAGCGAGCACACAGGCCCAGGCCccaggagagaaagggaaggagtcTCAGAAGCCCCAGACAGCCCAAGAGCGCAGTCCAGCACAGCACGACACGGCGCAGCAAGAGCCCGCAAGGCTCCAACACAACAAGGACACAATCAGAGAGCAGCACAGGAAAGAACAGAAACCTCCTACCTCAGGGACAGGCACTCCTGCACCCAAGTCATTTCCATTTACTTGCCTCCCACCCATCTGGAAAATGTCTTC
Encoded here:
- the CELF1 gene encoding CUGBP Elav-like family member 1 isoform X13 translates to MNGTLDHPDQPDLDAIKMFVGQVPRSWSEKDLRELFEQYGAVYEINVLRDRSQNPPQSKGCCFVTFYTRKAALEAQNALHNMKILPGMHHPIQMKPADSEKNNAVEDRKLFIGMISKKCNENDIRVMFSSFGQIEECRILRGPDGLSRGCAFVTFTTRAMAQTAIKAMHQAQTMEGCSSPIVVKFADTQKDKEQKRMAQQLQQQMQQISAASVWGNLAGLNTLGPQYLALYLQLLQQTASSGNLNTLGSLHPMGGLNAMQLQNLAALAAAASAAQNTPSGTNALTTSSSPLSVLTSSAGSSPSSSSSNSVNPMASLGALQTLAGATAGLNVGSLAGMAALNGGLGSGGLSNGTGSTMEALTQAYSGIQQYAAAALPTLYNQNLLTQQSIGAAGSQKEGPEGANLFIYHLPQEFGDQDLLQMFMPFGNVVSAKVFIDKQTNLSKCFGFVSYDNPVSAQAAIQSMNGFQIGMKRLKVQLKRSKNDSKPY
- the CELF1 gene encoding CUGBP Elav-like family member 1 isoform X9, encoding MAAFKLDFLPEMMVDHCSLNASPVSKKMNGTLDHPDQPDLDAIKMFVGQVPRSWSEKDLRELFEQYGAVYEINVLRDRSQNPPQSKGCCFVTFYTRKAALEAQNALHNMKILPGMHHPIQMKPADSEKNNAVEDRKLFIGMISKKCNENDIRVMFSSFGQIEECRILRGPDGLSRGCAFVTFTTRAMAQTAIKAMHQAQTMEGCSSPIVVKFADTQKDKEQKRMAQQLQQQMQQISAASVWGNLAGLNTLGPQYLALLQQTASSGNLNTLGSLHPMGGLNAMQLQNLAALAAAASAAQNTPSGTNALTTSSSPLSVLTSSAGSSPSSSSSNSVNPMASLGALQTLAGATAGLNVGSLAGMAALNGGLGSGGLSNGTGSTMEALTQAYSGIQQYAAAALPTLYNQNLLTQQSIGAAGSQKEGPEGANLFIYHLPQEFGDQDLLQMFMPFGNVVSAKVFIDKQTNLSKCFGFVSYDNPVSAQAAIQSMNGFQIGMKRLKVQLKRSKNDSKPY
- the CELF1 gene encoding CUGBP Elav-like family member 1 isoform X5, which codes for MAAFKLDFLPEMMVDHCSLNASPVSKKMNGTLDHPDQPDLDAIKMFVGQVPRSWSEKDLRELFEQYGAVYEINVLRDRSQNPPQSKGCCFVTFYTRKAALEAQNALHNMKILPGMHHPIQMKPADSEKNNAVEDRKLFIGMISKKCNENDIRVMFSSFGQIEECRILRGPDGLSRGCAFVTFTTRAMAQTAIKAMHQAQTMEGCSSPIVVKFADTQKDKEQKRMAQQLQQQMQQISAASVWGNLAGLNTLGPQYLALYLQLLQQTASSGNLNTLGSLHPMGGLNAMQLQNLAALAAAASAAQNTPSGTNALTTSSSPLSVLTSSAGSSPSSSSSNSVNPMASLGALQTLAGATAGLNVGSLAGMAALNGGLGSGGLSNGTGSTMEALTQAYSGIQQYAAAALPTLYNQNLLTQQSIGAAGSQKEGPEGANLFIYHLPQEFGDQDLLQMFMPFGNVVSAKVFIDKQTNLSKCFGFVSYDNPVSAQAAIQSMNGFQIGMKRLKVQLKRSKNDSKPY
- the CELF1 gene encoding CUGBP Elav-like family member 1 isoform X6, whose translation is MAAFKLDFLPEMMVDHCSLNASPVSKKMNGTLDHPDQPDLDAIKMFVGQVPRSWSEKDLRELFEQYGAVYEINVLRDRSQNPPQSKGCCFVTFYTRKAALEAQNALHNMKILPGMHHPIQMKPADSEKNNAVEDRKLFIGMISKKCNENDIRVMFSSFGQIEECRILRGPDGLSRGCAFVTFTTRAMAQTAIKAMHQAQTMEGCSSPIVVKFADTQKDKEQKRMAQQLQQQMQQISAASVWGNLAGLNTLGPQYLALYLQLLQQTASSGNLNTLGSLHPMGGLNAMQLQNLAALAAAASAAQNTPSGTNALTTSSSPLSVLTSSGSSPSSSSSNSVNPMASLGALQTLAGATAGLNVGSLAGMAALNGGLGSGGLSNGTGSTMEALTQAYSGIQQYAAAALPTLYNQNLLTQQSIGAAGSQKEGPEGANLFIYHLPQEFGDQDLLQMFMPFGNVVSAKVFIDKQTNLSKCFGFVSYDNPVSAQAAIQSMNGFQIGMKRLKVQLKRSKNDSKPY
- the CELF1 gene encoding CUGBP Elav-like family member 1 isoform X16, whose translation is MNGTLDHPDQPDLDAIKMFVGQVPRSWSEKDLRELFEQYGAVYEINVLRDRSQNPPQSKGCCFVTFYTRKAALEAQNALHNMKILPGMHHPIQMKPADSEKNNAVEDRKLFIGMISKKCNENDIRVMFSSFGQIEECRILRGPDGLSRGCAFVTFTTRAMAQTAIKAMHQAQTMEGCSSPIVVKFADTQKDKEQKRMAQQLQQQMQQISAASVWGNLAGLNTLGPQYLALLQQTASSGNLNTLGSLHPMGGLNAMQLQNLAALAAAASAAQNTPSGTNALTTSSSPLSVLTSSGSSPSSSSSNSVNPMASLGALQTLAGATAGLNVGSLAGMAALNGGLGSGGLSNGTGSTMEALTQAYSGIQQYAAAALPTLYNQNLLTQQSIGAAGSQKEGPEGANLFIYHLPQEFGDQDLLQMFMPFGNVVSAKVFIDKQTNLSKCFGFVSYDNPVSAQAAIQSMNGFQIGMKRLKVQLKRSKNDSKPY